The sequence ACGTTTAATTACCAttttgacctgaatataagggggggggggtcttttgaGATGCTtgattttgccttttttgcagtTGTCCCTCATTATATTGCAGTTTTGTGGCCCCttattaagtcaaaatatattgaaatacaagttatatgtcgcggcacggtggtcgagtggttagcacgcagacctctggagaccagggttcaattccaccctcggccatctctgtgtggagtttgcatgttctccccccgtgcatgcatgggttttctccgggtattccggtttcctcccacattccaaaaaacatgctaggttaattgtcgactccaaattgtccatagatgaatgtgagtgtgaatggttgtttgtctatatgtgccctgtgattggctggccaccagtccagggtgtaccccgcctctcgcccgaagacagctgggataggctccagcataccaatgaccctcatgaggataagcggtagaaaatgaatgacgtACAGCAATGAAtcttgcacacaataaaactaaaataaagtaaaattattccaacaacatgcatgctaggttaattagcgactccaaattgtccataggtatgaatgtgagtgtgaatggttgtttgtctatatgtgccctgtgattggctggccaccagtccagggtgtaccccgcctctcgcccgaagacagctgggataggctccagcacccctgcgacccttgtgaggaaaagcggtcgaaaatgaatgaatgaatgaagttatatGTCCCACTAGCAATGACACATAGCATAGATGAAACATGACATTACATCACAATACCATCAAACATGCCACGGCATGTCCGACTTTGATCGAGCAAAAAGACGTTCTCAtcctatttagtgtggaagtggtagcttttttgcctttatactttgtattttttaccCGCTTTTGAAAACCTTACTCAATTTTAGAATAAACTGGAGGCTAGCTAGTCGGGTTGCTAGCGTGCTATGCAGCCGTTGCATTAGCAacgtggtgtaaacaaagaataatagagtGTAAACGTGTCTAAAGGGGTGTTACATGCTTATACGGCTAAATAAACATGttcagaaagtcataaacattttTCCTGTGCTCTGACtgtataaatatttcatttattaacattgaatcctactaTATACTGCGTAGCAAGGCACAAGAAATGATACTGATATGAATGATATCTAGTTGCACACCAGCAACTTATCCCCACAGACACCCAAAATGTATATTTCCCCAAAATAATCAGcatcgtcttatatttgggtcattATGGTAAATCCTTTGAAATACAGCACATCTTCTCTGCAACTacgttttgctttgtttgggtgAATGTTCTCGCTTCTCAACGCAGGCCTGCCCGACCCTTTTGCCAAGGTTGTGGTGGACGGATCAGGTCAATGCCACTCGACAGACACAGTCAAGAGCACACTGGACCCCAAATGGAATCAGCACTATGACCTGTACGTTTCCCTCAACTCATTCACTCCCACTAGTTCTGCTTTGTGAACCACATGATCATCTTGTCACTAAGTCAGTCTGTCATTGAGCCGCTTGCCGTTTTCTGAATCAGTGTCACGCTTCCACGGAACGTGTCGTGCTGACGCTGTGATGCTAATATTGGcatgttgctttttttggtGTATGAAGCAATttgatgacatgtttttttttttcccagctacATCGGCAAGGCAGACTCAATTACTATCAGTATATGGAATCACAAGAAGATCCATAAACGACAGGGGGCAGGTTTCTTGGGGTGCATTAGGCTTCTTTCAAATGCCATCAGCagactaaaagacacaggatgTAAGACGTTCTTTCACCTCTTGACGATTCTGATTAAACACAAATTTGTGTCAAGAAAACAAGAACAtacgtgtattttttttttccgtctcCCAGACCAGCGACTAGATCTATGTAAACTGAACCCCTCGGACAGTGACGCAGTGCGGGGGCAGATTGTAGGTAAGGTTGCACACAAacacgcttgtgtgtgtgtctctgacTGCGTGTGTACAGTCACCCCAAAACATTCATTATACCGGCCTGACCTTTACATCATACGTGTAATTTGCCAGTGAGCCTGCAGACACGAGACCGCATAGGCAGCGGAGGCCCAGTGGTGGACTGTAGAGGTCTGTTGGAAAATGACGGGTGAGTATGtcgccattaaaaaaatgatatttaggGTGGAAAATGTATATCAGTGTATTCGGCAAGGATACTCTGGAGTATTGGAAATACCTATTTtatgtagaaaattaattaatttaattattaattaatttaaattaatttaatttcttatttattaatttaaattaatttctttttttaaaataatttattaatttaattattcattcatttaaattaaattgcgttcttattttttaataattgatttaaatttaatacattaatttaatttgcaattattattatgccacctggggtgacagagccttctccattgctgaccccaccctctggaactctttgccccattcactctgtacttgccccgaccttcccagtttcaaaaaacaactaaaaacccgcctcttaaaatctgtttttaatgtctaactttttatacctgactgctgtgccccgccccgcttttactcatgttttaactgtgtattaacgaattaatgttgtattttaatgtatcttttactccgtttttattcaactccattcttctgtaaagtgtcttcgagtattttgaaaagcgctatacaaataaaatgtattattatttattttactggaTTACtggattttacattttttattaaatgtgatatcaccaaggttttttttatcatatattcCCCCATTGCTGTTTTTGGGGGGATGTTACACATAATTAATAttggtgtgtgggtgtgtgtgtaggcCTGTGTTGGAAGGATGTTTTAGTGAAGAACCGCTGCCTTACTCCGACCCCACCGGTGCCGCGGGTGGCGGGAACTGCCGTCTCGATTCACCCAGTCAAGAGAGTCGCCTTCAAACCCAGCGAATCCGAGGGCAGGATTCCAGAGGTCACGGCCACACCCCTCAGAACAGACCTCACGGGCACCAACCCCCGGACCTCCCCGAAGGATATGGTCAGTCAAACACGGCCCGAGTCAAACTGCAACCGACTCACTATTATCTTCTTTGTTTCTATTTAAACAGAGCAACGAACAACGGTTCAGGGCCAAGTGTACTTTCTACACACACAGACGGGTGTCAGCACCTGGCACGACCCTCGGATACCACGGTATGATTCTCACCTGCCTAACCCCATAACATTAGATGTACCATACATAAATTTAATATATGGACTAAAATATAGGAGGTCACTGTGTAACTCAAGGTTGAAGGTTTGGACGCACGTGTGACTCCTTGTTAACTGATGCAGGGACCTGGCCAGCGTAAGCTGCGAGGAGCTCGGTCCGCTGCCAGTGGGCTGGGAGGTCCGAAGCACAGTGTCGGGGCGGATATACTTTGTGGACCACAACAACAGAACCACACAGTTCACAGACCCGCGTCTACACACCATCATCAGGTACCAGCGTGCACATGTGCTCATAATACTTCCGCAAATCCTTCCCCATCCCCCATCCCCCCAAAACTAGGCTCAGACTGCACCTGGTTCACAGACACCCCCAACacattgggggggaaaaaatcagtAGTTTTAACACTAATCTGTTGTTAATCTCACTACTCCGGTGCAGACTGGATCTGAACATGACCTactaaatgtcattttatggaAATGTGGCCTTACAGTTGGTCTCGCTGTGCCTGAAAATAAGTTGCAGTTATTTAGAAATTCACACAAGTTATTCAACAATAACAGGCTTGAATACATGCCTGGGATCCCAGTTAACAAGCAAATTACCTGGAAGctagttcaccaagctcccgatctcattccacatccTCACAGCTGTCGACGGCcatgtttgctttttgtttcaTGACAGTCAgtataaatcaacatttaaaatgaagttaaattacatataatggtaatggtttaatttcatttgaacatgcatcagattacaattgagtgccatcccataatcagttcacggttccacatgtccaaaaggagtaggaagaagcaaagcttattaaatcctacccctccatctgatacttttcagatcagtaactgttacatttgttcacttcctgctttcctaatataattttaaattattttaattttatttaatttaatttatttaacttaattttattaattcttaatttttttgtttgttcacatcctgctttcctcatataattttaattttattaaattaattaattaattgtattaattattatgattttttttgtcatgacataatgtgtaccatagtaagtgtcaatatagtgatatatatagcacatcatggtcaactggttcaagactcttcatccttgtatttagcaaacatcaactgcttgtattgtttcttgaattggctcatcgttgtgcattgtttgacttccttactcaatccattccattccatataaAGGGGCAGccagaaaaaaagtgcaatgaaaagtatgaaaaatagGGTAATCCActtatgccttttttttaacctggcCATGTTGTGTCCTCTTTCATATCTTCCCACCCAACAGCCAGCAATCCCAAGTGAAGGAATCCTCCCAACCACCCCAAATGGATGTAGGGGTTGAAGAGGGCGGAGGCGGAGGAATGGGCGGCAGTGTCGGTGGAGACGGGGACGTGGCGGCGCGCTACGAGAGGGATCTGGTCCACAAACTGAAGCTGCTCCGCCACGAGCTCTCCCTGCAGCAGCCCCAAGCGGGACACTGCCGCATCGAGGTGTCTCGTGAGGAGATCTTTGAGGTGGGCGGGCGACCATTGTGTTTCTTTCATTATGCGCCGCGTGATTGGCACCGGATATTGTGCATGCAGACGTTGCTGATAGGTGGCTAGTTTTGTGTCATTCTGTGtctgttatcattaataactgccAGGATGATTAATGATACATTGCACACCTATTCTTGCGTATTAACAAACATATTGTGCGCATCATTAACGCTTCTGTGCGCAACTTATAGCCTATAAGCATCATTACACACTTTTGTCATTCACAGAaacagaaacattcattcattcattttctaccgcttatcttcatgaggggtgcttgagcctatcccagctgtcttcaggcaagaggcggggtacaccctggactggtggccagccaatcacagggcacatacagacaaacaaccattcacactcacaatttggagtcgccaattaacctagcatgtttttggcatgtgggaggaagccggagtacccggagaacatgcaaacgccacacagagatggccgagggtgggattgaactcgggtctcctagctgtgaggtctgcaagctaaccactcgaccgccatgcagccccaaagcagaaacattcattcattttctaccgctttttcgtcacgcgggggttgctggagcctatcccagctgtctttgggcgggaagcgaggtacaccctggactggtcgccagccaatcacagggcacatatagacaaaccaccattcacactcacattcatacctatggacaatttggagtcaccttgcatgtttttggaatgtgggaggaaaccggagtacccggagaaaacccatgcatgcacgaggaaaacatgcaaactccacacaaggagggtggaattgaaccctggtctcctagctgtgaggtctccgcactaaccacttgacgtTGTGCCGCCCAAAACAGAAATACTGATGTAAAATGTTGTAGTAATAAAACGATGCATGTGCCTTGCTTTAGGAGTCGTACCGGCAAATAATGAAGATGAGGCCAAAAGACCTGAAGAAGCGCCTGATGGTGAAGTTCCGAGGAGAGGAGGGCCTGGACTATGGCGGTGTTGCCAGGTGACTCCCTATTTTTCATGctgtttatttaatgtatatcTATTCATCACCTTGTGCAGCAGTTGGAAATGACCCAGAAGATCCTTATTATGCTCTTCTGAGCATATTTATCAGTTAAACATCTGCAATGCTACATTACAAATcaaatttttgtgtgtttttctgaaCATTGTCGTTGTTCTGGGTAGGGAGTGGCTGTACCTGCTGTGTCACGAAATGCTCAACCCCTATTACGGCCTGTTCCAGTACTCCACAGACAATATCTACACGCTACAAATCAACCCAGACTCCTCCATTAACCCTGTAAGCACTCACATAAAGCACTTTGTAGTTCACCCTACTAAGGTGAAAGTATTTAACACTCACGCGCCGTGTATGTGTCGGTCCATATTTCAGGATCACCTATCATATTTCCACTTTGTGGGCCGTGTAATGGGGCTGGCAGTTTTTCACGGTCACTACATCAACGGGAGCTTCACGCTGCCCTTCTACAAACAGCTGCTGGGCAAACCCATTCATCTCAATGACCTGGAGACCACCGACCCGGAGCTGCACAAGAGTCTCGTTTGGATATTGTGAGTAGAAGCACCGAAACGTTGATTTAATTGTATGTGTGCACAGTGAAACGTGTGCTACAgactaatccctcatttatcactgttaatcggttccagacccgaccatgataagtgaatttccaggaagtattcatagttggagcatagaaaacctgtttaattaaag comes from Doryrhamphus excisus isolate RoL2022-K1 chromosome 15, RoL_Dexc_1.0, whole genome shotgun sequence and encodes:
- the smurf1 gene encoding E3 ubiquitin-protein ligase SMURF1 isoform X2, which translates into the protein MSNPGTRRNGSSIKIRLTVLCAKNLAKKDFFRLPDPFAKVVVDGSGQCHSTDTVKSTLDPKWNQHYDLYIGKADSITISIWNHKKIHKRQGAGFLGCIRLLSNAISRLKDTGYQRLDLCKLNPSDSDAVRGQIVVSLQTRDRIGSGGPVVDCRGLLENDGPVLEGCFSEEPLPYSDPTGAAGGGNCRLDSPSQESRLQTQRIRGQDSRGHGHTPQNRPHGHQPPDLPEGYEQRTTVQGQVYFLHTQTGVSTWHDPRIPRDLASVSCEELGPLPVGWEVRSTVSGRIYFVDHNNRTTQFTDPRLHTIISQQSQVKESSQPPQMDVGVEEGGGGGMGGSVGGDGDVAARYERDLVHKLKLLRHELSLQQPQAGHCRIEVSREEIFEESYRQIMKMRPKDLKKRLMVKFRGEEGLDYGGVAREWLYLLCHEMLNPYYGLFQYSTDNIYTLQINPDSSINPDHLSYFHFVGRVMGLAVFHGHYINGSFTLPFYKQLLGKPIHLNDLETTDPELHKSLVWILENDITSVLDHTFCVEHNAFGKFLQHELKPNGRNIPVTEENKKEYVRLYVNWRFMRGIEAQFLALQKGFSELIPQHLLKPFDHKELELIIGGLGKIDLVDWKTNTRLKHCTSESNVVRWFWQAVEAFSEERRGRLLQFVTGSTRVPLQGFKALQGSAGPRLFTIHLIDANTDNLPKAHTCFNRIDIPPYESYEKLYEKLLTAVEETCGFAVE
- the smurf1 gene encoding E3 ubiquitin-protein ligase SMURF1 isoform X1, whose amino-acid sequence is MSNPGTRRNGSSIKIRLTVLCAKNLAKKDFFRLPDPFAKVVVDGSGQCHSTDTVKSTLDPKWNQHYDLYIGKADSITISIWNHKKIHKRQGAGFLGCIRLLSNAISRLKDTGYQRLDLCKLNPSDSDAVRGQIVVSLQTRDRIGSGGPVVDCRGLLENDGPVLEGCFSEEPLPYSDPTGAAGGGNCRLDSPSQESRLQTQRIRGQDSRGHGHTPQNRPHGHQPPDLPEGYEQRTTVQGQVYFLHTQTGVSTWHDPRIPRDLASVSCEELGPLPVGWEVRSTVSGRIYFVDHNNRTTQFTDPRLHTIISQQSQVKESSQPPQMDVGVEEGGGGGMGGSVGGDGDVAARYERDLVHKLKLLRHELSLQQPQAGHCRIEVSREEIFEESYRQIMKMRPKDLKKRLMVKFRGEEGLDYGGVAREWLYLLCHEMLNPYYGLFQYSTDNIYTLQINPDSSINPDHLSYFHFVGRVMGLAVFHGHYINGSFTLPFYKQLLGKPIHLNDLETTDPELHKSLVWILENDITSVLDHTFCVEHNAFGKFLQHELKPNGRNIPVTEENKKEYVRLYVNWRFMRGIEAQFLALQKGFSELIPQHLLKPFDHKELELIIGGLGKIDLVDWKTNTRLKHCTSESNVVRWFWQAVEAFSEERRGRLLQFVTGSTRVPLQGFKALQGSTGSAGPRLFTIHLIDANTDNLPKAHTCFNRIDIPPYESYEKLYEKLLTAVEETCGFAVE